A part of Myxococcus landrumus genomic DNA contains:
- a CDS encoding TlpA family protein disulfide reductase codes for MRRLSALPLLLALTVMLGACDRYDRPGTPVPETLRAETLEGMHIDREALLGRPWVINVWAPGUHACARELPELEALRSQYEARGVGFLALSLNPSEERNRQTAAELGVHMTVATAKGEVLGPLRISTVPATVFINRDGVVVAAVNGERSREFYARRLEALLAAP; via the coding sequence ATGCGCCGTCTCTCTGCCCTCCCGCTCCTGCTCGCCCTCACCGTGATGCTGGGCGCGTGTGACCGCTATGACCGCCCGGGCACACCGGTGCCGGAGACCCTGCGGGCCGAGACGCTGGAGGGAATGCACATCGACCGGGAGGCGCTGCTGGGCCGCCCCTGGGTCATCAACGTGTGGGCCCCAGGCTGACACGCCTGTGCTCGGGAGTTGCCCGAGCTCGAAGCCCTGAGGAGCCAGTACGAGGCGCGCGGCGTCGGATTCCTCGCGCTCTCGCTCAATCCCAGCGAGGAGCGAAACCGCCAGACGGCGGCTGAGCTGGGGGTGCACATGACCGTGGCCACGGCGAAGGGAGAGGTGCTGGGCCCGCTGCGCATCTCCACCGTGCCCGCCACGGTCTTCATCAACCGGGATGGCGTGGTGGTGGCGGCCGTCAACGGCGAGCGCTCGCGTGAGTTCTACGCGCGGCGACTGGAGGCGCTGCTCGCCGCGCCGTAG
- a CDS encoding helix-turn-helix domain-containing protein codes for MTDRPSCYPSLPSALLKRLGPGRMPLLDVLTSPVPSGRFDSPVDDRHVLCLHVGEPVPVTYRVGKAERQGARLHGQFCVVPAGSSTRWTLSGPARSLLLRLTPALMKETSEAMGLGVQGAALDPAIHIRDAQVERIGWMMQSEDHDGYPGGRLFVDSLATALAARLFALQSDTGVSAPKRRHALPAWRLRQVVEYIEAHLDEDLTLAELAGVAGFSLSHFKPLFKQATGMPVHRFVLERRVERARLRLVEGRMNLTEIALEAGFSHPSHMARCLRRFLGMSPTEIARASQ; via the coding sequence ATGACCGATAGACCCTCGTGCTACCCGAGCCTTCCGTCCGCGCTGCTGAAGCGCCTTGGCCCGGGGCGCATGCCGTTGCTCGACGTGCTCACGTCTCCGGTTCCGTCCGGGCGGTTCGACTCGCCGGTGGATGACCGCCATGTCCTCTGCCTGCATGTGGGGGAGCCGGTGCCGGTGACGTATCGCGTGGGGAAGGCCGAGCGTCAGGGCGCGCGCCTCCACGGGCAGTTCTGCGTGGTGCCAGCCGGGTCGAGCACGCGGTGGACCTTGTCGGGCCCGGCGCGCTCACTGCTCCTGCGGTTGACGCCCGCGCTGATGAAGGAGACCTCGGAGGCCATGGGGTTGGGGGTGCAAGGCGCGGCGCTCGACCCGGCCATCCACATCCGGGACGCGCAGGTCGAGCGCATCGGCTGGATGATGCAGTCCGAGGACCACGATGGATATCCGGGCGGGAGGCTCTTCGTGGACAGCCTGGCGACGGCGCTCGCCGCGCGGCTGTTCGCGTTGCAGTCGGACACGGGAGTCTCGGCTCCCAAGCGTCGCCACGCATTGCCGGCGTGGCGGCTGCGGCAGGTGGTCGAGTACATCGAGGCACACCTGGATGAAGACCTGACGCTGGCGGAGCTGGCGGGGGTGGCTGGGTTCAGCCTGTCTCACTTCAAGCCGCTGTTCAAACAGGCCACGGGGATGCCGGTTCACCGGTTCGTGCTGGAGCGCCGCGTGGAGCGCGCGCGGCTGCGCTTGGTGGAAGGGCGCATGAACCTGACGGAGATAGCCCTGGAGGCGGGCTTCTCTCACCCGAGCCACATGGCCCGCTGCCTGCGTCGCTTCCTGGGCATGAGCCCGACGGAGATTGCCCGGGCGTCGCAGTGA
- a CDS encoding alpha/beta fold hydrolase: protein MKHRFFLKFAGLALAASTLGACASHPESHSTPAHASVAQETDAAAWRAARRFALLSFGRIAYVERGSGDAALFLHGAPLNGFQWRGAFDRLCDVRRCIAPDFMGLGYSEVPEAQALDAAAQVDMLAALLDSLGVSQVDIVASDSGGAVAQLFLVKFPQRVRTLLLTNCDTEPNSPPPKVMPVIELSRAGTLAASTAAWLTDPAMARSTFGAAVFQNPDTLTREVLETYASPVVSTPKRQAQYHAFHKALLPNPLAGIEAKLLRTHVPVRIVWGQSDDIFSNEDAHYLDRTFPGSQGIRFVPGGKMFFQEENPDIIAEEALRLWKAP from the coding sequence ATGAAACATCGGTTCTTCCTCAAGTTCGCGGGTCTCGCCCTCGCGGCCAGCACGCTCGGCGCTTGCGCATCACACCCGGAATCCCACTCCACTCCAGCTCACGCCAGCGTGGCCCAGGAGACGGACGCGGCGGCCTGGCGCGCGGCGCGGCGCTTCGCCCTGCTCTCGTTCGGAAGGATTGCCTACGTGGAGCGGGGCTCGGGTGACGCGGCCCTGTTCCTCCACGGCGCCCCGCTCAATGGCTTCCAGTGGCGCGGCGCGTTCGACCGGCTGTGCGACGTCCGGCGCTGCATCGCCCCCGACTTCATGGGCCTGGGCTACTCGGAGGTCCCCGAAGCCCAGGCGCTGGACGCCGCCGCGCAGGTGGACATGCTCGCGGCCCTGCTCGACTCACTCGGCGTCTCCCAGGTCGACATCGTCGCCAGCGACAGCGGCGGCGCGGTCGCCCAGCTCTTCCTGGTCAAGTTCCCACAGCGCGTCCGGACGCTCCTCCTGACGAACTGCGACACCGAGCCGAACAGCCCTCCGCCCAAGGTCATGCCGGTCATCGAGCTGTCTCGTGCTGGGACGCTCGCGGCCTCGACCGCGGCGTGGCTCACCGACCCGGCCATGGCCCGCTCGACGTTCGGCGCGGCGGTCTTCCAGAACCCCGACACCCTCACCCGCGAGGTCCTCGAGACCTACGCCTCACCGGTCGTGAGCACACCGAAGCGGCAGGCGCAGTACCACGCCTTCCACAAGGCCCTGCTCCCCAACCCGCTGGCGGGAATCGAGGCGAAGCTCCTTCGCACCCACGTCCCGGTCCGCATCGTCTGGGGACAGAGCGACGACATCTTCTCGAACGAGGACGCGCACTACCTCGACCGCACCTTCCCCGGCTCCCAGGGGATTCGCTTCGTGCCGGGCGGGAAGATGTTCTTCCAAGAGGAGAACCCAGACATCATCGCGGAGGAAGCCCTCCGACTGTGGAAGGCCCCCTGA
- a CDS encoding LysR family transcriptional regulator: MFDPITLDQLRAFVTVVEEGSFSAAARKLRRVQSAISTSMANLEAQLGVLLWDRSTKVATLTAQGQAVLASTRRVLAEVDGLRRLTTGMTLGLEASVSLCLDAFFPVKALVSLCANFTQEFPAVDLRIDTQVMSAVSARVLDGTATLGVVTPAGLARGLEVQALSPIRVHPVVSPSHPLAAIKGRIASRHFVDAIQIVLSECENDGVSDQVGLSPRTWRVGDLNTKHEMLRAGLGWGNLPEHLIREDLRKGKLVTLRPAAWGDHENSLNLLVIHRSDAVFGPAHRWLMEQLARLCAKEARLQK, encoded by the coding sequence ATGTTCGACCCCATCACGCTCGACCAGCTTCGCGCTTTCGTCACCGTCGTCGAGGAAGGAAGTTTCTCGGCGGCGGCGCGAAAGCTTCGTCGGGTGCAGTCCGCCATCAGCACGTCGATGGCCAACCTGGAAGCCCAGTTGGGCGTGCTCCTCTGGGACCGCTCCACGAAGGTGGCCACGCTGACCGCACAGGGGCAGGCGGTGCTCGCGTCGACGCGGCGCGTGCTCGCCGAAGTCGACGGACTGCGGCGGCTCACCACCGGCATGACGCTGGGGCTCGAAGCCTCGGTGTCCCTGTGTCTGGATGCCTTCTTTCCCGTGAAGGCGCTCGTCAGCCTCTGCGCCAACTTCACCCAGGAGTTCCCCGCGGTCGACCTCCGCATCGATACGCAGGTGATGTCCGCGGTCTCCGCTCGAGTGCTCGACGGCACGGCCACCCTCGGCGTCGTGACCCCGGCGGGGCTGGCGCGGGGGCTCGAGGTACAGGCGCTGTCACCCATCCGGGTTCACCCTGTCGTGAGCCCGAGCCATCCGCTCGCGGCCATCAAGGGACGCATCGCGTCCCGACACTTCGTCGATGCCATCCAGATCGTGCTCTCCGAATGCGAGAACGACGGAGTCTCCGACCAGGTCGGCTTGTCGCCGCGCACCTGGCGCGTCGGAGACCTCAACACCAAGCATGAGATGCTGCGCGCGGGCCTGGGCTGGGGCAACCTGCCGGAGCACCTGATTCGCGAAGACCTGCGCAAGGGCAAGCTGGTCACCCTCCGGCCGGCGGCCTGGGGCGACCACGAAAACTCGCTCAACCTCCTGGTCATCCACCGAAGCGACGCCGTGTTCGGACCGGCGCACCGCTGGCTGATGGAGCAGCTCGCCCGACTGTGCGCGAAGGAAGCGCGCCTCCAGAAGTAG
- a CDS encoding TMEM175 family protein, whose amino-acid sequence MSDTERKDSARLEAFSDGVYAVVITLLALELKPELSEAAHDPHTLLWQLASRWPTYLAFVTSFCTVLIMWIDHHGMLKFVRRVDTRVLFANGFLMLLTTLVPFTTAVLSAHLMEPSGAVAGALYAGLFVLINVGYNLLWHLLQRQAQPDDIARPVELERRLTRHYRLGLPVYLAATIVALWSLPLCLAMCASMWAMWSTNMRPVHDGG is encoded by the coding sequence ATGTCGGACACCGAAAGGAAGGACAGCGCCAGGCTCGAAGCGTTCAGCGATGGCGTCTACGCCGTCGTCATCACGCTGCTGGCGCTGGAGCTGAAACCGGAGCTCTCCGAGGCCGCGCACGACCCCCACACACTGCTCTGGCAGCTTGCTTCCAGGTGGCCGACCTACCTCGCGTTCGTCACGAGCTTCTGCACCGTCCTCATCATGTGGATCGACCACCACGGCATGCTCAAGTTCGTGCGCCGGGTCGACACCCGGGTGCTCTTCGCGAACGGGTTCCTGATGCTGCTGACGACGCTCGTGCCCTTCACCACGGCGGTGCTTTCAGCCCACTTGATGGAGCCTTCGGGCGCGGTGGCTGGCGCCCTCTACGCGGGCCTCTTCGTGCTCATCAACGTGGGCTACAACCTGTTGTGGCATCTGCTCCAGCGGCAGGCGCAACCGGATGACATCGCGCGCCCGGTCGAGCTGGAACGACGGCTCACTCGACACTATCGGCTGGGATTGCCGGTGTACCTGGCGGCGACCATTGTCGCCCTGTGGAGTCTGCCGTTGTGCCTCGCGATGTGCGCGAGCATGTGGGCCATGTGGAGCACCAACATGCGGCCAGTGCATGACGGGGGCTGA
- a CDS encoding YoaK family protein, which translates to MIPTALAFIAGYADAVTFVGAGGIFCAHVTGNFVVLAADLARGAKADEWLKLATFPIFVLAVFLSSHLHRRVGRSSRLLLLLQAVAFAVAAAVPLALKGPAAHQVVVVFAVVAMGMQNAMHRVAPTLGPMTTVMTGNVTQWFVEKVIPGAPENVGKHRSLGFIILAFSLGCLGGAFGVQHWGFAAFLAPMGLSLLVRSRL; encoded by the coding sequence TTGATTCCCACCGCCCTGGCGTTCATCGCGGGTTATGCGGACGCCGTCACGTTCGTCGGCGCGGGAGGCATCTTCTGCGCGCACGTCACTGGCAACTTCGTCGTGCTCGCGGCGGACCTCGCGCGAGGCGCCAAGGCCGACGAGTGGCTCAAGCTGGCGACCTTTCCCATCTTCGTCCTGGCCGTCTTCCTCTCCTCGCACCTGCACCGTCGGGTGGGCCGTTCCTCGCGGCTGCTCCTGCTCCTTCAGGCCGTGGCGTTCGCGGTGGCGGCCGCCGTGCCCCTGGCCTTGAAGGGGCCCGCGGCGCATCAGGTCGTCGTGGTCTTCGCGGTCGTCGCCATGGGGATGCAGAACGCGATGCACCGGGTGGCACCCACGCTGGGGCCGATGACGACCGTGATGACTGGCAACGTCACGCAGTGGTTCGTGGAGAAGGTGATTCCTGGCGCCCCGGAGAACGTCGGCAAGCATCGCTCGTTGGGCTTCATCATCCTGGCGTTCTCGTTGGGGTGCCTGGGCGGGGCGTTCGGGGTCCAGCATTGGGGGTTCGCGGCATTCCTCGCTCCCATGGGGCTCTCGCTGCTGGTTCGCAGTCGGCTGTAG
- a CDS encoding alginate export family protein encodes MLRGSRSACFLIVFGMLAVSRAARAEDGPEPRDAGSHSPEVGSEPSRRPADDPFDRVKNIPLGEQVSLSLGGQHRLGYELTDGLAGPMPESVLFSRNLLHVDAHGGPFRAFVQWGGHYALGAPTRDEPPGSDLFDVQQAFVEWSATSRDVRFVARVGRQEMALGSTRWVGIRDGTNVRQAFDIARLTLTGADWSVEGFGGVVPLLERGVLDDAPSARNPFWGVYATVAVLPRKLFSLEAFYLGRGRPSVTYGDVQGREVRHAFGVRAFGQTGSGFEYIGHALAQFGTVGDARILAWGLAGGLWQRLPFAPLRLGVRGDALSGDGRADDGRVSTFHAYFPNQTFFSALPLIYPSNLYEVHPLVQWELDAVTLEAGCVFFFRQSVHDAVYTPPGGVLVAPSVSDARYTGAQLSVSLGYRVTRHFTFNAEYSHVVAGPSLRAVTGGDVDFLGTWTTFTY; translated from the coding sequence ATGCTGCGTGGTTCGCGGAGCGCATGCTTCCTCATCGTCTTCGGGATGCTTGCCGTGTCGCGGGCGGCTCGGGCGGAGGATGGCCCCGAGCCACGGGACGCCGGGAGCCACTCTCCGGAGGTCGGGTCGGAACCCTCCCGTCGCCCCGCCGATGACCCGTTCGACCGCGTCAAGAACATCCCGCTCGGAGAGCAGGTGTCTCTCTCGCTTGGAGGTCAGCATCGGCTCGGCTACGAGCTGACGGACGGCCTGGCTGGTCCGATGCCCGAGAGCGTCCTGTTCTCGCGCAACCTGCTGCATGTCGATGCCCATGGGGGGCCCTTCCGGGCCTTCGTCCAGTGGGGAGGGCACTACGCGCTCGGCGCGCCGACCCGAGATGAACCACCCGGAAGTGACCTGTTCGACGTGCAGCAGGCCTTTGTCGAGTGGAGCGCCACGTCCCGAGACGTCCGGTTCGTGGCCCGGGTGGGGCGCCAGGAGATGGCGCTGGGGTCCACGCGGTGGGTGGGCATTCGGGATGGAACCAACGTCCGCCAGGCGTTCGACATCGCCCGTCTCACGCTCACGGGCGCGGACTGGAGCGTGGAGGGGTTCGGCGGTGTCGTGCCCCTGCTCGAACGCGGCGTGCTCGACGATGCTCCGTCGGCGCGGAATCCGTTCTGGGGCGTCTACGCGACCGTGGCGGTCCTGCCGCGAAAGCTGTTCTCGCTCGAGGCCTTCTACCTGGGGCGCGGTCGTCCTTCGGTGACGTATGGAGACGTGCAAGGACGTGAGGTGCGCCATGCCTTCGGCGTGCGAGCCTTTGGGCAGACCGGAAGCGGATTCGAATACATCGGGCACGCGCTCGCGCAGTTCGGCACGGTGGGCGACGCCCGGATTCTGGCGTGGGGGCTGGCCGGTGGACTGTGGCAGCGGCTGCCCTTCGCGCCGCTGCGGCTGGGCGTACGAGGCGACGCGCTGAGTGGAGATGGACGCGCCGACGATGGGCGGGTCTCCACCTTCCATGCGTACTTCCCGAACCAGACCTTCTTCAGTGCGCTGCCGTTGATCTACCCGTCGAACCTCTACGAGGTGCATCCGCTCGTTCAGTGGGAACTCGACGCCGTCACGCTGGAGGCGGGCTGCGTCTTCTTCTTCCGGCAGTCGGTCCACGACGCTGTCTACACACCGCCAGGGGGCGTCCTCGTTGCGCCCTCGGTTTCGGATGCGCGGTACACCGGTGCGCAGCTCTCGGTGTCGCTCGGGTATCGCGTCACCCGCCACTTCACGTTCAACGCCGAGTACTCGCACGTCGTCGCCGGGCCCTCTCTGCGGGCCGTCACAGGAGGAGATGTCGACTTCCTGGGGACCTGGACGACCTTCACCTACTGA
- a CDS encoding amidohydrolase, producing the protein MPPDLILHHGRFTTLKPGASEAEAVAITDGRFSAVGTASEILKTRGAGTRVLDLGGRRVVPGLIDSHTHLIRGGLNYNLELRWDGVRSLADAMRMLRQQVAITPAPQWVRVVGGFTELQFAERRLPTLEELNVAAPETPVFILHLYDRALLNGAALRACGYTRDTPNPPGGEIQRDRHGNPTGLLLAKPNAQLLYATLAKGPKLPREYQENSTRHFMRELNRLGITGVIDAGGGFQNYPDDYAVVQKLADEGGLTLRIAYNLFTQNKGAEVADFRSWTKQVQPGQGSEHFRHNGAGEMLVFSAADFEDFREPRPELPEGMEGELEDVVRLLVEHRWPWRLHATYDESISRALDVFERVNREMPFQGLHWFFDHAETVSERNIDRIAALGGGIAVQHRMAYQGEYFVERYGAAAAAQTPPVARMLAAGVPVGAGTDATRVASYNPWVCLAWLVTGKTVAGTPLSGEDALLDRETALRLWTECNTWFSSESGKKGQLAVGQFADLAVLSADYFSVPADAIAQLESVLTILGGKVVHGTGGFAELAPPLPLAMPDWSPVRSFGGAAQAAARAAVAPPHAPHAGCGVHAHGSGAWQRPVPVAEDPTFWGLLGCACWAF; encoded by the coding sequence ATGCCTCCCGATTTGATTCTGCACCACGGCCGGTTCACCACGCTGAAGCCGGGCGCCTCGGAGGCCGAAGCCGTCGCCATCACGGACGGCCGGTTCTCCGCGGTGGGGACGGCCAGCGAAATCCTCAAGACGCGGGGGGCGGGCACCCGGGTGCTCGACCTGGGTGGCCGCCGTGTCGTGCCGGGACTCATCGACAGTCATACCCACCTCATTCGCGGGGGGCTCAACTACAACCTCGAGCTGCGCTGGGACGGCGTCCGGTCGCTCGCGGATGCGATGCGGATGCTGCGTCAGCAGGTGGCCATCACGCCCGCCCCTCAGTGGGTGCGGGTGGTGGGGGGCTTCACCGAGCTCCAGTTCGCCGAGCGACGCCTGCCGACGCTCGAGGAGTTGAACGTCGCCGCGCCCGAGACGCCGGTCTTCATCCTCCATCTCTACGACCGCGCACTGCTCAACGGGGCGGCGCTCCGTGCGTGCGGTTACACCCGGGACACCCCGAACCCACCTGGAGGTGAAATCCAGCGGGACCGGCACGGGAATCCCACGGGCCTCCTGCTCGCGAAGCCCAACGCGCAGCTGCTCTACGCGACCCTGGCGAAGGGGCCGAAGCTGCCTCGAGAGTATCAGGAGAACTCGACGCGCCACTTCATGCGGGAGTTGAACCGTCTGGGCATCACGGGCGTCATCGACGCGGGTGGTGGCTTCCAGAACTACCCCGACGACTACGCTGTCGTGCAGAAGCTCGCCGACGAGGGCGGGCTCACGCTGCGCATCGCCTACAACCTGTTCACGCAGAACAAGGGCGCGGAGGTCGCCGACTTCCGCTCCTGGACGAAGCAGGTCCAGCCCGGACAGGGGAGCGAGCACTTCCGCCACAATGGCGCCGGAGAGATGCTCGTCTTCTCCGCCGCGGACTTCGAGGACTTCCGCGAACCGCGCCCGGAGCTGCCGGAGGGCATGGAAGGGGAGCTGGAGGACGTCGTCCGATTGCTGGTCGAACACCGTTGGCCATGGCGGCTGCACGCGACCTACGACGAGAGCATCTCGCGCGCCCTGGATGTCTTTGAACGGGTCAACCGGGAGATGCCCTTCCAGGGGTTGCACTGGTTCTTCGACCACGCGGAGACCGTCTCCGAGCGGAACATCGACCGCATCGCGGCGCTCGGCGGTGGCATCGCGGTGCAGCACCGGATGGCCTATCAGGGCGAGTACTTCGTGGAGCGCTATGGCGCGGCGGCCGCGGCCCAGACGCCGCCCGTTGCCCGCATGCTCGCCGCTGGCGTCCCCGTGGGCGCTGGGACGGATGCCACGCGGGTCGCGTCCTACAATCCATGGGTCTGCCTGGCGTGGCTGGTCACGGGCAAGACAGTCGCTGGGACTCCGCTCTCCGGTGAGGACGCGCTGCTCGACCGGGAGACCGCGTTGCGGCTCTGGACCGAGTGCAACACCTGGTTCTCGTCGGAGTCCGGCAAGAAAGGGCAGCTCGCCGTGGGGCAGTTCGCGGACCTCGCCGTGCTTTCGGCGGACTACTTCAGCGTCCCCGCGGATGCGATTGCCCAACTGGAGTCCGTGCTCACGATTCTGGGGGGCAAGGTCGTGCACGGGACTGGAGGCTTCGCGGAGCTTGCTCCACCGCTGCCTCTGGCGATGCCGGACTGGTCGCCGGTGCGGAGCTTCGGTGGGGCCGCACAGGCCGCCGCGAGAGCCGCAGTGGCTCCGCCTCATGCGCCCCATGCGGGTTGTGGAGTGCATGCCCATGGCTCCGGGGCGTGGCAACGGCCGGTGCCCGTCGCGGAGGACCCGACGTTCTGGGGGCTCCTGGGCTGCGCCTGCTGGGCGTTCTGA
- a CDS encoding DUF1427 family protein translates to MKIYLVSICAGALVGCIYGLLGVRSPAPPLVALAGLLGILLGEQLVPVGRRLLRREPLTAAWISEECVPKVTGVSPAPPADMPPPSPHP, encoded by the coding sequence ATGAAAATCTATCTCGTGTCGATTTGCGCCGGGGCGCTGGTCGGCTGCATCTACGGCCTGCTGGGGGTTCGTTCTCCGGCGCCGCCGCTCGTCGCGCTGGCGGGGCTGCTGGGAATCCTGCTCGGGGAGCAGCTCGTGCCGGTCGGGCGCCGGCTGCTCCGTCGCGAGCCGCTCACGGCGGCGTGGATCTCCGAGGAGTGTGTTCCGAAGGTCACCGGTGTGTCTCCCGCTCCTCCGGCGGACATGCCTCCCCCAAGTCCCCATCCCTGA
- a CDS encoding hydrolase produces the protein MATATAAPGKTLLNPSDHTLILIDFQPQMAFATHSIHANQLRTHVSLIAGAARVFNVSRILTTVAAKSFSGPMFTELKHAFPEDEAIDRTSMNTWEDPHIAERVNAIGKSRIVLAGLWTSVCIVGPALSALDQGFEVYVIADACGDVSTEAHEQAMARMIQAGVRPMTSLQYLLELQRDWARSKTYDAVVNVAKESGGAYGIGLLYAKTMFGGGEGGH, from the coding sequence ATGGCGACCGCGACCGCAGCCCCTGGCAAGACGCTTCTCAACCCCAGCGACCACACGCTGATTCTCATCGACTTCCAGCCGCAGATGGCGTTCGCGACGCATTCGATTCACGCGAACCAATTGCGCACCCACGTGTCGCTCATCGCCGGAGCGGCGCGCGTGTTCAACGTGTCGAGAATCCTCACCACCGTCGCCGCGAAGTCGTTCTCCGGCCCGATGTTCACCGAGCTCAAGCACGCGTTTCCGGAAGATGAGGCCATCGACCGGACCTCGATGAACACCTGGGAGGACCCCCACATCGCCGAGCGTGTCAACGCCATCGGCAAGTCGCGCATCGTCCTGGCGGGCCTCTGGACGTCGGTGTGCATCGTCGGTCCCGCGCTTTCGGCCCTGGACCAGGGCTTCGAGGTCTACGTCATCGCGGATGCGTGTGGTGACGTCTCCACGGAGGCCCATGAGCAGGCGATGGCGCGCATGATTCAGGCGGGTGTGCGTCCGATGACGTCGCTCCAGTACCTGCTCGAGCTGCAGCGCGACTGGGCTCGCAGCAAGACGTACGACGCCGTCGTGAACGTCGCGAAGGAGTCGGGCGGCGCCTACGGCATCGGCCTGCTCTACGCGAAGACGATGTTCGGCGGTGGTGAGGGCGGTCACTGA
- a CDS encoding FAD-binding protein — MSSRTVSRRTLLQGALVAVAFNPMSRSWASTQEAGAVPLPPLDGELLMDTASRTAATEDFGHILHRTPWAVLVPGSVKDIVAMVRFARRQGLKIAASRGLGESHSTFGQSQVPAGIVIDMSTLSTIHEVGEDSAWVDAGVRWHELLQAALPSGKSPPVLTDYIELSIGGTLSAGGIGGQAFRWGLQVDNVLEMDVVTGRGELVRCSRWRERPLFDAVRSGLGQFGIIVRAKVRLVDVPPRARTYLATYDDLHRFLEDQRRLIEDGRFDYVEGSVVSSKGGRAYQLEVVKYFTPGSEPQDSRLLAGLGFLPGTLQVSDGSYFDFANRLAPLIELLKQLGVWGFPHPWLDMFVPARSAEAFVQEVLAQTTEADMGQGPILLYPFRSSALTTPFLRTPNDRHVFLFSLLRTAIPPTPETVASLLQKNRAIFDRLTAIGGKIYPVDAVSLSPADWRRHFHPGWERFEHAKRRYDPDRILTPGQGIF, encoded by the coding sequence ATGTCGAGTCGAACCGTCTCCCGGAGAACGTTGCTTCAAGGTGCGTTGGTGGCAGTGGCTTTCAATCCCATGAGCCGGAGCTGGGCCTCCACGCAGGAGGCTGGCGCGGTCCCCCTTCCGCCACTCGATGGCGAGTTGCTGATGGACACGGCATCACGGACCGCGGCGACGGAGGACTTCGGTCACATCCTCCACCGCACGCCGTGGGCGGTGCTCGTTCCCGGCTCGGTGAAGGATATCGTGGCCATGGTCCGCTTCGCGCGGCGCCAGGGATTGAAGATTGCCGCCTCTCGCGGGCTCGGTGAGAGCCACAGCACCTTTGGCCAGTCCCAGGTGCCGGCGGGCATCGTCATCGACATGTCCACGCTGTCGACCATCCACGAGGTGGGTGAGGACAGCGCCTGGGTGGACGCGGGCGTCCGGTGGCACGAATTGCTCCAGGCCGCGCTCCCCAGCGGCAAGAGCCCCCCGGTGCTGACCGACTACATCGAGCTGAGCATCGGTGGGACGCTGTCAGCCGGAGGCATCGGCGGGCAAGCGTTCCGCTGGGGCCTCCAAGTGGACAACGTCCTGGAGATGGATGTCGTCACAGGTCGGGGTGAGCTCGTGCGGTGCTCGCGCTGGCGTGAGCGGCCCCTGTTCGACGCCGTGCGCTCGGGCCTGGGCCAGTTCGGAATCATCGTGCGAGCGAAGGTGCGGCTCGTCGATGTGCCGCCCCGCGCGCGGACGTACCTCGCGACGTATGACGACCTCCACCGCTTCCTCGAGGACCAGCGGCGGCTCATCGAGGACGGTCGCTTCGACTACGTCGAGGGCTCCGTCGTCTCCTCCAAAGGGGGCCGGGCGTATCAGCTCGAGGTGGTGAAGTACTTCACCCCGGGCTCGGAGCCGCAGGATTCCAGGCTGCTCGCCGGTCTGGGCTTCCTGCCGGGAACGCTCCAGGTGAGCGACGGCAGCTACTTCGACTTCGCCAACCGGCTCGCGCCGCTGATTGAGTTGCTCAAGCAGCTCGGTGTCTGGGGCTTCCCGCATCCGTGGCTGGACATGTTCGTCCCCGCCCGCTCCGCCGAGGCCTTCGTCCAGGAGGTCCTCGCACAGACCACCGAGGCCGACATGGGACAGGGGCCCATCCTCCTCTACCCCTTCCGCTCCTCGGCGCTGACCACGCCCTTCCTGCGCACGCCCAACGACAGACACGTCTTCCTCTTCTCGCTGCTGCGCACGGCCATTCCACCGACGCCAGAGACCGTCGCCTCCCTCCTGCAGAAGAACCGCGCCATCTTCGACCGGCTCACGGCCATCGGCGGGAAGATCTACCCCGTCGATGCCGTGTCCCTGAGCCCCGCGGACTGGCGCCGCCACTTCCACCCTGGCTGGGAGCGGTTCGAGCACGCGAAGCGGCGCTACGACCCGGACCGCATCCTCACGCCGGGTCAGGGCATCTTCTGA